A stretch of the Chiloscyllium plagiosum isolate BGI_BamShark_2017 chromosome 25, ASM401019v2, whole genome shotgun sequence genome encodes the following:
- the LOC122562412 gene encoding hydroxycarboxylic acid receptor 1-like, whose product MVSAQYHEYYYFKFVKCFNVHHVSQKELTKEQNYIYHIGDFIAALNIKVSFSRQQCNDEYFVEFDGTTLINIVIPLLLVEFILESIGNAVALWIFCFRWKPWKLSTIYLFNLTIADFLLMCCLPFRLAYCVNKKDWILGDIVCRVLFMVSLNRAGSTAFFTLAAIDRYFKVVQLHHKFNSVSQRYAIVGVSFTWTLMLLMTSYLLFERHVFEQKNLTYCESFHLYESFNVAATWHDVFFVVEFVTPLCIILFCTFSIISKLQHKHSETREKYKKAIRIVKTVV is encoded by the coding sequence TACCATGAATATTACTATTTCAAATTTGTGAAATGTTTTAATGTGCATCACGTCTCACAAAAAGAACTGACGAAAGAGCAAAACTATATATATCATATAGGCGACTTCATCGCAGCATTAAACATCAAAGTATCATTCTCCAGACAACAGTGCAACGATGAATATTTCGTTGAATTTGACGGAACAACGCTGATCAATATCGTCATACCGTTGCTGTTGGTAGAATTCATTCTAGAATCAATCGGCAATGCTGTTGCTTTGTGGATCTTTTGCTTTCGGTGGAAACCTTGGAAACTGAGTACGATCTATTTGTTTAATCTGACAATAGCAGATTTTCTCTTGATGTGTTGCCTACCATTTCGTTTGGCTTACTGTGTAAACAAAAAGGACTGGATCCTCGGAGATATCGTCTGTCGTGTGTTATTTATGGTGTCGTTGAATCGTGCAGGCAGTACTGCCTTTTTCACACTCGCGGCAATAGATCGTTATTTTAAAGTTGTCCAACTTCACCATAAATTTAATTCTGTGTCACAAAGATATGCTATAGTGGGCGTATCTTTTACATGGACTCTAATGCTATTAATGACCTCGTACCTTCTGTTTGAAAGGCACGTGTTTGAGCAGAAGAACCTTACATATTGTGAGAGCTTCCATTTATACGAGTCTTTTAATGTTGCTGCAACTTGGCATGATGTATTTTTTGTTGTTGAGTTTGTAACACCACTTTGTATTATTCTGTTCTGCACATTCTCGATCATTTCAAAACTTCAGCACAAACACAGTGAAActagagaaaaatataaaaaggctATACGTATTGTGAAAACTGTTGTATAA